From a region of the Marmota flaviventris isolate mMarFla1 chromosome 13, mMarFla1.hap1, whole genome shotgun sequence genome:
- the Abca2 gene encoding ATP-binding cassette sub-family A member 2 isoform X1: protein MGFLHQLQLLLWKNVTLKRRSPWVLAFEIFIPLVLFFILLGLRQKKPTISVKEAFYTASPLTSAGILPVMQSLCPDGQRDEFGFLQYANSTVTQLLERLNRVVEEGNLFDPARPSLGSELEALRHDLEALSSGPGTWESHLDRPTVSSFSLDSVARDPWELWHFLMQNLSLPNSTAQALLAARVDPPKVYHLLSGPLSALHGESGFPRDQVPWSSPGSNPLLRMEELLLAPAFLEQLTCSPGSGELGQILTMPEGQQTALQGYQDTICSGKAAARAQRFSWLAAELRNQLDMAKISQQLGLDAPNSSDSQQQAPSPRRLQALLGDLLDAQKVLRDVDVLSALALLLPQGACAGRAPVPSAGGPSGTANGTGVGAGAGSNNTAEEGPPAAAAPASTDTLQGQCSAFVQLWAGLQPILCGNNRTIEPEALRRGNMSSLGFTSKEQRNLGLLVHLMTSNPKILYAPAGSEADRVILKANETFAFVGNVTHYAQVWLNISAEIRSFLEQGGLQQHLHWLRQYVEELRQRPEALNLSLEDLPPALRQDNFSLPNGTALLQQLDTIDNAACGWIQFMSKVSVDIFKGFPDEESIVNYTLNQAYQDNVTVFASVIFQTRKDGSLPPHVHYKIRQNSSFTEKTNEIRRAYWRPGPNTGGRFYFLYGFVWIQDMMERAIINTFVGHDVVEPGNYVQMFPYPCYTRDDFLFVIEHMMPLCMVISWVYSVAMTIQHIVAEKEHRLKEVMKTMGLNNAVHWVAWFITGFLQLSISVTALTAILKYGQVLMHSHVLIIWLFLAVYAVATIMFCFLVSVLYSKAKLASACGGIIYFLSYVPYMYVAIREEVAHDKITAFEKCIASLMSTTAFGLGSKYFALYEVAGVGIQWHTFSQSPVEGDDFNLLLAVTMLMVDAVVYGVLTWYIEAVHPGMYGLPRPWYFPLQKSYWLGSGRTEAWEWSWPWTRAPRLSIMEEDQACAMESRRFEETRGMEEEPTHLPLVVCVDKLTKVYKNDKKLALNKLSLNLYENQVVSFLGHNGAGKTTTMSILTGLFPPTSGSATIYGHDIRTEMDEIRKNLGMCPQHNVLFDRLTVEEHLWFYSRLKSMAQEEIHKEMDKMIEDLELSNKRHSLVQTLSGGMKRKLSVAIAFVGGSRAIILDEPTAGVDPYARRAIWDLILKYKPGRTILLSTHHMDEADLLGDRIAIISHGKLKCCGSPLFLKGAYGDGYRLTLVKRPAEPGAPQEPGLAPSPPGRAPLSSCSEPQVSQFIRKHVASCLLVSDTSTELSYILPSEAAKKGAFERLFQHLEHSLDALHLSSFGLMDTTLEEVFLKVSEEDQSLENSEADVKESRKDVLPGAEGLLSREGQPGNLAQCSELAQSQVSLQSVSSVGSARGDEGAGYADVCGDYRPLLDNLQDPDNISLQEAEAEALTRVGQGSRKLEGWWLKVRQFHGLLVKRFHCARRNSKALCSQILLPALFVCVAMTVALSVPEIGDLPPLVLSPSQYHNYTQPRGNFIPYANEERREYRLRLSPDASPQQLVGTFRLPSGVGATCVLKSPANGSLGPTLNLSSGESRQLAARFFDSMCLESFTQGLPLSNFVPPPPSPAPSDSPVSLDEDPLQAWNTSLPPTVGPETWTSAPSLPRLVREPVRCTCSAQGTGFSCPSSVGGHPPQMRVVTGDILTDITGHNVSEYLLFTSDRFRLHRYGAITFGNVQKSIPASFGARAPPMVRKIAVRRVAQVLYNNKGYHSMPTYLNSLNNAILRANLPKSKGSPAAYGITVTNHPMNRTSASLSLDYLLQGTDVVIAIFIIVAMSFVPASFVVFLVAEKSTKAKHLQFVSGCNPVIYWLSNYVWDMLNYLVPATCCILILFVFDLPAYTSPTNFPAVLSLFLLYGWSITPIMYPASFWFEVPSSAYVFLIVINLFIGITATVATFLLQLFEHDKDLKVVNTYLKSCFLIFPNYNLGHGLMEMAYNEYINEYYAKIGQLDKMKSPFEWDIVTRGLVAMTVEGFVGFLLTIMCQYNFLRQPQRMPVSTKPVEDDVDVASERQRVLRGDADNDMVKIENLTKVYKSRKIGRILAVDRLCLGVRPGECFGLLGVNGAGKTSTFKMLTGDESTTGGEAFVNGHSVLKELLQVQQSLGYCPQFDALFDELTAREHLQLYTRLRGIPWKDEARVVKWALEKLELTKYADKPAGTYSGGNKRKLSTAIALIGYPAFIFLDEPTTGMDPKARRFLWNLILDLIKTGRSVVLTSHSMEECEALCTRLAIMVNGRLRCLGSIQHLKNRFGDGYMITVRTKSSQNVKDVVRFFNRNFPEAVLKERHHTKVQYQLKSEHVSLAQVFSKMEQVVGVLGIEDYSVSQTTLDNVFVNFAKKQSDNLEQQETEPPSALQSPLGRLLSLLRPRPAPTELRALVTDEPEDLDTEDEGLISFEEERAQLSFNTDTLC from the exons ATGGGCTTCCTGCAccagctgcagctgctgctcTGGAAGAACGTGACGCTGAAGCGCCGGAGCCCG TGGGTCCTGGCCTTCGAGATCTTCATCCCACTCGTCCTCTTCTTCATCCTGCTGGGGCTGCGGCAGAAGAAGCCCACCATCTCAGTGAAGGAAG CCTTCTACACAGCGTCTCCCCTGACTTCCGCCGGCATCCTGCCTGTTATGCAGTCGCTGTGCCCAGATGGCCAGCGGGATGAGTTTGGCTTCCTACAGTATGCCAACTCCAC GGTCACGCAGCTGCTGGAGCGCCTCAACCgtgtggtggaggaaggcaaCCTGTTCGACCCAGCACGGCCCAGCCTGGGCTCGGAGCTCGAGGCCCTGCGCCATGATCTGGAGGCCCTAAGCTCAGGTCCAGGCACCTGGGAGAGCCACTTGGATAGACCTACAG TGTCCTCCTTCTCTCTGGACTCGGTGGCCAGGGACCCATGGGAACTCTGGCATTTCCTGATGCAGAACCTCTCGCTGCCCAACAGCACGGCCCAGGCCCTCCTGGCTGCCCGTGTGGACCCGCCTAAG GTCTATCACCTGCTTTCTGGCCCTTTGTCTGCCCTGCACGGGGAGTCAGGCTTCCCCAGGGATCAGGTGCCTTGGAGCAGCCCGGGAAGCAATCCCCTACTGCGGATGGAG GAGCTGCTGCTGGCCCCTGCCTTCCTGGAGCAACTCACATGTTCCCCAGGCTCTGGGGAGCTGGGCCAGATCCTCACCATGCCTGAGGGTCAGCAGACAGCTCTTCAGGGCTACCAGGACACTATCTGCAGTGGGAAGGCTGCAGCTCGTGCCCAGCGCTTTAGTTGGTTGGCTGCTGAGCTCCGCAACCAGCTGGACATGGCCAAGATCTCCCAGCAG CTGGGCCTGGATGCCCCCAACAGCTCCGACTCCCAGCAGCAGGCACCATCCCCTCGGAGGCTGCAGGCACTTTTAGGGGACCTGCTGGATGCTCAGAAGGTTCTGCGGGACGTGGATGTCCTGTCAGCCCTGGCTCTGCTGCTGCCCCAGGGTGCCTGCGCCGGCCGGGCCCCAGTGCCTTCAGCTGGTGGCCCGAGTGGTACAGCCAATGGCACTGGGGTGGGTGCAGGTGCAGGCTCCAACAACACAGCAGAGGAAGGCCCCCCGGCAGCGGCAGCCCCGGCCTCCACAGACACACTGCAGGGCCAGTGCTCCGCCTTTGTGCAGCTCTGGGCAGGTCTGCAGCCCATCCTGTGTGGGAACAACCG CACTATTGAGCCAGAGGCGCTGCGGAGGGGCAACATGAGCTCCCTGGGCTTCACAAGCAAGGAGCAGCGGAACTTGGGACTTCTTGTGCACCTCATGACCAGCAACCCCAAAATCCTATATGCACCCGCAGGCTCCGAGGCTGACCGTGTCATCCTCAAG GCCAACGAGACTTTCGCCTTTGTGGGCAACGTGACTCACTACGCCCAGGTCTGGCTCAACATCTCTGCAGAGATCCGCAGCTTCTTGGAGCAGGGTGGTCTGCAGCAGCATCTGCACTGGCTGCGGCAG TATGTGGAAGAGCTGCGGCAGCGCCCCGAAGCACTGAACCTGTCGTTGGAGGATCTGCCACCGGCCCTGCGCCAGGACAACTTCTCGCTGCCAAACGGCACAGCCCTCCTGCAGCAGCTGGACACGATTGACAATGCGGCCTGCGGCTGGATCCAGTTCATGTCCAAG GTGAGCGTGGACATCTTCAAGGGCTTTCCGGACGAGGAGAGCATAGTCAACTACACGCTCAACCAGGCCTACCAGGACAACGTCACCGTGTTTGCCA GTGTGATCTTCCAGACGCGCAAGGATGGCTCGCTGCCGCCGCACGTGCACTATAAGATCCGCCAGAACTCCAGCTTCACCGAGAAGACCAACGAGATCCGCCGCGCCTACTGGCGGCCCGGGCCCAACACCGGCGGCCGCTTCTACTTCCTCTACGGCTTCGTCTGGATCCAGG ACATGATGGAGCGCGCCATCATCAACACCTTCGTGGGGCACGATGTGGTGGAGCCCGGCAACTACGTGCAGATGTTCCCCTACCCCTGCTACACGCGCGACGA CTTCCTGTTTGTCATTGAGCATATGATGCCTCTCTGCATGGTGATCTCCTGGGTGTACTCCGTGGCCATGACCATCCAGCACATAGTGGCTGAGAAGGAGCACCGCCTCAAGGAG GTGATGAAGACCATGGGCCTCAACAACGCGGTGCACTGGGTGGCCTGGTTCATCACTGGCTTCCTGCAGCTGTCCATCTCTGTGACGGCACTCACTGCCATCCTCAAGTACGGCCAGGTGCTCATGCACAGCCATGTGCTCATCATCTGGCTCTTCCTGGCCGTGTATGCCGTGGCCACCATCATGTTCTG CTTCCTGGTGTCGGTGCTGTACTCCAAGGCCAAGCTGGCCTCAGCCTGTGGTGGCATCATCTACTTCCTGAGCTACGTGCCCTACATGTATGTGGCCATCCGCGAGGAGGTGGCCCACGACAAGATCACTGCCTTTGAAAAGTGCATTGCG TCCTTGATGTCCACCACAGCCTTTGGCCTGGGCTCCAAGTACTTTGCCCTGTATGAGGTGGCAGGTGTGGGCATCCAGTGGCACACATTCAGCCAGTCTCCAGTGGAAGGTGATGACTTCAACCTGCTCCTTGCTGTCACCATGCTGATGGTGGATGCAGTTGTGTACGGCGTGCTCACCTGGTACATTGAGGCTGTGCACCCAG GCATGTATGGGCTGCCCCGGCCCTGGTACTTCCCACTGCAGAAGTCCTACTGGCTGGGCAGTGGGCGGACAGAGGCCTGGGAGTGGAGCTGGCCTTGGACACGTGCCCCCCGCCTCAGCATCATGGAGGAGGACCAGGCCTGTGCCATGGAGAGCCGGCGATTTG AGGAGACTCGTGGAATGGAAGAAGAGCCCACGCACCTGCCCCTGGTTGTGTGTGTGGACAAGCTCACCAAGGTCTACAAGAATGACaagaagctggccttgaacaaGCTGAGCCTCAACCTCTACGAGAACCAGGTGGTCTCCTTCCTGGGCCACAATGGGGCAGGCAAGACCACCACCAT GTCCATCCTGACTGGCTTGTTCCCACCAACCTCTGGCTCGGCCACCATCTATGGGCATGACATCCGCACGGAGATGGACGAAATCCGCAAGAACCTGGGCATGTGTCCCCAGCACAATGTGCTCTTTGACCGCCTCACAGTGGAAGAGCACCTCTGGTTCTACTCACGGCTCAAGAGCATGGCGCAGGAGGAGATCCACAAGGAGATGGACAA GATGATCGAGGACTTGGAGCTCTCCAATAAACGGCACTCACTGGTGCAGACACTGTCGGGCGGCATGAAACGCAAGCTCTCTGTGGCCATAGCCTTTGTGGGTGGCTCCCGCGCCATCATCCTGGATGAGCCCACTGCTGGTGTGGACCCTTACGCTCGTCGGGCCATCTGGGACCTCATTCTGAAGTATAAGCCGG GCCGCACCATCCTGCTGTCCACCCATCACATGGATGAAGCTGACCTGCTGGGGGACCGCATCGCCATCATCTCCCATGGGAAGCTCAAGTGCTGTGGTTCCCCCCTCTTCCTCAAGGGCGCCTACGGCGATGGGTACCGCCTCACACTGGTCAAGCGGCCTGCTGAGCCGGGGGCACCCCAAG AGCCAGGCCTGGCACCCAGTCCCCCAGGCCGGGCACCCCTGAGCAGCTGTTCGGAGCCCCAGGTGTCCCAGTTCATCCGAAAGCACgtggcctcctgcctcctggtCTCCGACACCAGCACTGAGCTCTCCTACATCCTGCCCAGTGAGGCTGCCAAGAAGGGGGCCTTCGAGCGCCTCTTCCAG CACCTGGAGCACAGTCTGGATGCACTGCACTTGAGCAGCTTTGGGCTGATGGACACCACCTTGGAGGAGGTATTCCTCAAGGTGTCGGAGGAGGACCAGTCACTGGAGAACAGCGAGGCTG ATGTGAAGGAGTCCAGGAAGGACGTGCTTCCCGGGGCAGAGGGCCTACTGTCCAGGGAGGGTCAGCCTGGCAACCTGGCCCAGTGCTCAGAGCTGGCCCAGTCGCAGGTGTCGCTGCAGTCTGTGTCCTCGGTGGGCTCTGCCCGCGGTGATGAGGGAGCCGGCTATGCTGATGTCTGTGGCGACTACCGCCCCCTCTTGGACAACCTGCAGGACCCAGACAACATCAGCCTGCAAG AGGCAGAAGCGGAGGCCCTCACACGGGTGGGCCAGGGCAGCCGCAAGCTGGAAGGCTGGTGGCTGAAGGTGCGGCAGTTCCACGGGCTCCTGGTCAAGCGCTTCCACTGTGCCCGCCGCAACTCCAAAGCTCTCTGCTCGCAGATCCTGCTGCCTGCCCTCTTCGTCTGTGTGGCCATGACCGTGGCCCTCTCTGTCCCTGAGATTG GTGACCTGCCCCCGCTGGTCCTGTCGCCCTCCCAGTACCACAACTATACCCAGCCCCGAGGCAACTTCATCCCCTATGCCAACGAGGAGCGCAGGGAGTACCG GCTGCGACTGTCACCAGATGCCAGCCCCCAGCAGCTGGTGGGCACGTTCCGGCTGCCCTCCGGAGTGGGTGCCACCTGCGTGCTCAAGTCTCCCGCCAACGGCTCGCTGGGGCCCACGCTGAACCTGAGCAGCGGGGAGTCCCGCCAGCTGGCCGCGCGGTTCTTCGACAGCATGTGCCTGGAGTCCTTCACACAGGGGCTGCCCCTGTCCAACTTCGtgccacccccaccctcacccgCCCCGTCTGACTCCCCCGTGTCCCTGGATGAGGACCCGCTCCAGGCCTGGAACACCTCCCTGCCACCCACTGTAGGACCAG AGACGTGGACGTCCGCACCCTCCCTGCCACGCCTGGTGCGGGAGCCGGTCCGCTGCACTTGCTCTGCACAGGGCACCGGCTTCTCCTGCCCCAGCAGTGTGGGCGGGCACCCGCCCCAGATGCGCGTGGTCACAGGAGACATCCTAACAGACATCACAGGCCACAACGTCTCCGAGTACCTGCTCTTTACCTCTGACCGCTTCCGGCTGCACCG GTATGGGGCCATCACCTTTGGCAACGTCCAGAAGTCCATCCCAGCCTCATTTGGTGCCCGGGCCCCGCCCATGGTGCGGAAGATCGCAGTGCGCAGGGTGGCCCAG GTGCTCTACAACAACAAGGGCTACCACAGCATGCCCACCTACCTTAACAGCCTGAACAATGCCATCCTCCGCGCCAACCTGCCCAAGAGCAAGGGCAGCCCCGCGGCCTACG GCATCACTGTCACCAACCACCCCATGAACAGGACCAGCGCCAGCCTCTCCCTGGATTACCT gCTGCAGGGTACAGATGTGGTCATCGCCATCTTCATCATTGTGGCCATGTCGTTCGTGCCGGCCAGCTTTGTGGTCTTCCTCGTGGCTGAGAAGTCCACCAAAGCCAAGCACCTGCAGTTCGTCAGTGGCTGCAACCCCGTCATCTACTGGTTGTCCAACTACGTTTGGGACATG CTCAACTACCTGGTGCCAGCCACCTGCTGCATCCTCATCCTGTTTGTGTTCGACCTGCCGGCCTACACGTCCCCCACCAACTTCCCTGCGGTGCTCTCCCTGTTCCTGCTCTATGG GTGGTCCATCACACCCATCATGTACCCGGCCTCCTTCTGGTTCGAGGTCCCCAGCTCAGCCTACGTGTTCCTCATCGTCATCAACCTCTTCATCGGCATCACGGCCACTGTGGCCACCTTCTTGCTGCAGCTTTTTGAGCATGACAAG GACCTGAAGGTGGTCAACACTTACCTGAAGAGCTGCTTCCTCATCTTCCCCAACTACAACCTGGGCCATGGGCTCATGGAGATGGCCTACAACGAGTACATCAACGAGTACTACGCCAAGATCG GCCAGCTGGACAAGATGAAGTCCCCATTTGAGTGGGACATTGTCACGCGTGGGCTGGTGGCCATGACAGTCGAAGGCTTTGTGGGCTTCCTTCTCACCATCATGTGCCAGTACAACTTCCTGAGACAGCCACA ACGCATGCCAGTGTCCACCAAACCTGTAGAGGACGACGTGGATGTGGCCAGCGAGCGGCAGCGAGTGCTTCGTGGGGATGCTGACAATGACATGGTCAAGATTGAGAACCTGACCAAG GTGTACAAGTCCCGGAAGATTGGCCGCATCCTGGCTGTGGACCGTCTGTGCCTGGGCGTGCGTCCTGGCGAGTGCTTTGGCCTCCTGGGTGTCAACGGAGCGGGCAAGACCAGCACCTTCAAGATGCTGACTGGTGACGAGAGCACCACAGGGGGCGAGGCCTTTGTGAACGGGCACAG CGTGCTCAAGGAGCTGCTCCAGGTCCAGCAGAGCCTCGGCTACTGCCCGCAGTTCGACGCCCTGTTCGACGAGCTCACAGCACGTGAGCATCTGCAGTTGTACACGCGGCTGCGCGGCATACCCTGGAAGGATGAGGCGCGG GTAGTGAAGTGGGCTCTGGAGAAGCTAGAGCTGACCAAGTACGCGGACAAGCCGGCTGGCACCTACAGCGGCGGCAACAAACGGAAGCTCTCCACTGCCATCGCGCTCATCGGGTACCCTGCCTTCATCTTCCTG GATGAGCCCACCACGGGCATGGACCCCAAGGCCCGGCGCTTCCTCTGGAACCTCATTCTCGACCTCATCAAGACAGGCCGTTCCGTGGTCTTGACGTCTCACAG CATGGAGGAGTGCGAGGCCCTGTGCACGCGCCTGGCCATCATGGTGAACGGACGCCTGCGCTGTCTGGGCAGCATCCAGCACCTGAAAAACAG GTTTGGGGATGGCTACATGATTACTGTGCGCACCAAGAGCAGCCAGAATGTGAAGGACGTGGTGCGGTTCTTCAACCGGAACTTCCCGGAGGCTGTGCTCAAG GAGCGACACCACACCAAGGTGCAGTACCAGCTCAAGTCGGAGCACGTCTCTCTGGCCCAGGTGTTCAGCAAGATGGAGCAGGTGGTGGGCGTGCTGGGCATCGAAGACTACTCGGTCAGCCAGACCACCCTGGACAAT GTGTTTGTGAACTTTGCCAAGAAACAGAGTGACAACTTGGAACAGCAAGAGACTGAGCCACCCTCAGCCCTGCAGTCCCCCCTCGGGCGCCTGCTCAGCCTGCTGCGGCCCCGACCAGCCCCCACTGAGCTTCGTGCACTGGTGACAGATGAGCCAGAGGACCTGGACACAGAGGACGAGGGCCTCATCAGCTTTGAGGAGGAGAGG GCCCAGCTCTCCTTCAACACGGACACCCTCTGCTGA